Proteins co-encoded in one Mycobacterium mantenii genomic window:
- a CDS encoding alpha/beta hydrolase, which translates to MTAPSKESGTSANTLRAHDVLKARRTHTRKFAISDGAPVEVLESGPSVAARLANLTSRMTIRPILSVGSHVPNLPWPWGLIDLTARVLIPASATVRETIKLPNASAQLVRAPGVLPADGTRRVIVYLHGGAFLTCGANSHGRLVEALSKFADSPILVVNYRLLPKNSVGMALEDCHDAYQWLRQRGYQPDQIVLAGDSAGGYLALTLAQRLQAEGEDPAALVAISPLLQLAKEPKQAHPNIETDAMFTAGAFDALAVLVANAASKNIVDGKPEEIYEPLEHIKPGLPRTLIHVSGSEVLLHDARLAASRLAAVGVPAEVRVWPGQIHDFQLAAPMVPEAVRSLRQIGDYIREATE; encoded by the coding sequence ATGACCGCACCTAGCAAGGAATCGGGGACGTCGGCAAATACCCTTCGGGCCCATGACGTCCTGAAAGCTCGTCGGACCCATACGCGCAAGTTCGCGATCAGCGACGGCGCACCGGTCGAGGTCCTGGAATCCGGGCCCAGCGTCGCCGCGCGCCTGGCGAACCTCACCTCGCGGATGACCATCCGGCCGATCCTGTCGGTCGGCAGCCACGTCCCCAACCTGCCCTGGCCGTGGGGTCTCATCGACCTCACTGCCCGGGTGCTGATCCCGGCGTCGGCCACCGTCCGCGAGACCATCAAGCTGCCCAACGCGTCGGCGCAGCTGGTTCGCGCCCCCGGGGTGCTGCCCGCCGACGGCACCCGCCGCGTGATCGTCTACCTCCACGGCGGCGCGTTTCTGACCTGTGGGGCGAACTCCCACGGCAGGCTGGTCGAAGCCCTGTCCAAGTTCGCCGACTCACCCATCTTGGTGGTCAATTACCGCCTGCTGCCGAAGAATTCGGTGGGGATGGCGCTCGAGGACTGCCACGACGCCTATCAATGGCTGCGGCAGCGCGGATACCAGCCCGACCAGATCGTGCTGGCCGGTGACTCCGCCGGCGGCTACCTGGCGCTCACGCTCGCCCAACGGCTGCAGGCCGAAGGGGAGGATCCGGCCGCGCTGGTGGCGATCTCGCCCCTGCTGCAGCTGGCCAAGGAACCCAAGCAGGCCCATCCCAACATCGAGACCGACGCGATGTTCACGGCCGGGGCGTTCGATGCGCTCGCCGTCCTGGTGGCCAACGCCGCGTCGAAGAACATCGTCGACGGGAAGCCCGAAGAGATCTACGAGCCGCTGGAGCACATCAAGCCCGGCCTGCCCCGCACGCTGATTCACGTGTCGGGCTCCGAGGTGCTGTTGCACGACGCGCGACTGGCGGCCAGCAGGCTGGCCGCGGTGGGGGTGCCGGCCGAGGTCCGGGTCTGGCCCGGGCAGATTCACGACTTCCAGCTGGCCGCGCCGATGGTGCCCGAGGCCGTGCGCTCGCTGCGTCAGATCGGCGACTACATCCGCGAGGCCACGGAGTAA